The window TCGGCCGCGCCGATCGGGTCGAGGCCGGCGGTCGGCTCGTCCAGGAAGACGATGTCCGGATCGAGCGCAAGCGCGCGAGCAAGCGCCGCACGCTTGATCATGCCGCCGGAGAGCTCGGAGGGAAAACGGTCCGCGGCCTCGGGCTTGAGGCCGACGAGATCAATCTTGAGACGCGCGATTTCGTCCAGCAGCTTGGGCGACAGCGAGGTGTGCTCGCGCAGCGGCATCTGGATGTTCTGCAACACGGTCTGCGAGGAGAACAGCGCGCCCTGCTGAAACAGCACGCCCCAGCGCCGCTCCACCGCGAGCCGCTCCTTGGCCGTCGCCTGGTCGAGATCGACGTTCAGCACCTCGACCGTCCCGGCCTTCTTCGGCAACAGCCCGATCACCGCGCGCAGCGTGACGGACTTGCCGGCGCCGGACGGTCCGACGACTCCCAGAATCTCGCCGCGGCGGACGTCGAGGTCGAAGCCGTCGATGACGTTGCGGTCGCCGAAGCCCACGACGAGGCCGCGCACGCTGATGATGTTGTCGGGGGCCGCGCCGTTTCCTTCGGCCATGGTCAGATCCCCATCGCCGCGAAGAACATCGCGAACACGCCGTCGAGCACGATCACGATGAAGATCGACTTCACCACCGAAGAGGTGGTGCGCGCGCCGAGCGATTCGGCCGAGCCCTCGACCTTCATGCCCTCCGTGCAGGCGATCAGGCCGATCACGATCGCCATGAAAGGCGCCTTCACCAGACCGACGAAGAAAGTCTGAAGCGAAAGCGCGTCCTTGAGCCGCTGCAGGAAGGTGACCGGCGTCACGTCGCCGTAGAGCCAGGCCACCAGACCGCCGCCGAGCAGCGCCGACATGGAGGCGATGAAAGCGAGCAATGGCATGGCGATCACGAGCGCGACCAACCGCGGC is drawn from Methylopila sp. 73B and contains these coding sequences:
- a CDS encoding ATP-binding cassette domain-containing protein, encoding MAEGNGAAPDNIISVRGLVVGFGDRNVIDGFDLDVRRGEILGVVGPSGAGKSVTLRAVIGLLPKKAGTVEVLNVDLDQATAKERLAVERRWGVLFQQGALFSSQTVLQNIQMPLREHTSLSPKLLDEIARLKIDLVGLKPEAADRFPSELSGGMIKRAALARALALDPDIVFLDEPTAGLDPIGAADFDKLIMTLRDTLGLTVYMVTHDLDSLTTACDRIAALKGGKTLAVGPMSDMVKNDDPWMQQYFRGERARAAGIGATAA